The proteins below come from a single Clupea harengus chromosome 21, Ch_v2.0.2, whole genome shotgun sequence genomic window:
- the LOC105894540 gene encoding collagen alpha-2(V) chain, translating to MGGLGPRGPLGMPGDRGRIGASGPVGKRGSSGDIGKPGPLGPMGITGSSGFPGGPGMKGEAGPTGARGTGGQQGQRGETGRLGSAGSSGNQGAAGTDGGPGSKGPSGLPGILGAAGLSGPHGPPGPQGTTGFPGVKGSGGDLGVSGYKGEPGLKGETGVPGNRGFSGGDGLPGQKGAQGERGGSGSSGLKGGGGDPGRLGESGLPGARGLTGLSGTTGPEGKLGPQGSAGEDGGPGPAGSAGTRGLAGSLGLPGPKGFSGDAGKIGEAGTPGVPGQRGGNGKDGEEGAAGPPGPGGLSGKRGEQGPPGLNGFQGLPGSAGPPGESGKPGNEGVNGETGSVGPTGPRGERGTPGERGEPGSNGLNGPKGISGTPGPDGAKGNAGPSGNLGEVGAAGLQGMPGERGIPGTSGPKGERGGIGGKGNEGKAGADGARGLPGALGPPGPAGHNGEKGESGPRGPSGNPGARAVAGPDGQPGVKGETGEPGAKGEAGSAGPQGMAGKSGPRGLIGVGGLKGARGTQGASGSHGFPGSPGGVGTPGAAGGVGEAGPIGQPGKAGVKGIHGEKGPMGRVGERGALGSAGGLGDKGDAGEDGQQGPTGPPGPSGTTGMRGLVGMPGMRGERGMMGLPGPAGPPGKNGQSGGPGQKGPPGIAGLMGLRGPRGEAGSEGLAGSDGIPGKDGSIGERGDRGNPGPEGLAGVAGALGTPGPVGSTGDPGKRGNQGSRGPPGSSGPAGTRGKLGPQGPQGDKGEKGDKGERGQKGHRGFTGLQGLPGIAGQTGDAGGRGIVGPGGPRGNPGPVGPQGKEGDQGMPGPQGSPGTRGEYGELGPEGPPGEAGPPGLPGPAGPPTGIADDLFATFPDYEGEDAGSPYVASDQDPAPPPEVVRDEALPISNTINKDSGKARVDTGIHISLKTLSSQLDSMRSPDGTRMHPARTCDDLKRCYPHKKSGEYWIDPNEGSLNDAIKVSCNMDTGETCIPASPASIPRKSWWSSNSNNSKPIWFGANMNGGSRFTYGNEGASRNSVAVQLTFVRLLSKEATQTLTFHCRNSVAYKDESAGNLKKAAILKGADGVDLRAYGNNRMKYTVTEDSCSDAPSDWGKTVFEYRTQKPARLPIVDLAAVDVGRADQEFGIDIGPVCFS from the exons ATGGGCGGCCTGGGTCCacgg GGTCCACTGGGAATGCCAGGAGACAGGGGAAGGATTGGAGCATCTGGCCCTGTG GGAAAACGAGGATCATCTGGGGATATTGGTAAACCAGGCCCATTG GGTCCAATGGGAATCACTGGATCTTCTGGTTTTCCAGGTGGTCCAGGTATGAAG GGTGAAGCAGGCCCCACTGGAGCCAGAGGCACAGGTGGACAACAGGGCCAGAGAGGGGAGACTGGTCGACTGGGCTCAGCAGGATCATCGGGCAACCAG GGAGCGGCTGGGACTGACGGAGGCCCAGGATCTAAAGGACCCTCG GGATTGCCCGGCATTCTGGGGGCCGCAGGGCTCTCTGGGCCACATGGCCCTCCCGGACCTCAAGGAACCACCGGATTCCCAGGGGTCAAAGGTTCAGGG GGTGACTTGGGAGTTTCAGGATACAAAGGAGAGCCTGGTCTTAAAGGAGAAACT GGGGTTCCAGGTAATCGAGGTTTCTCTGGTGGTGATGGCCTTCCTGGTCAAAAG GGTGCCCAAGGTGAGCGTGGTGGCTCTGGATCCTCTGGCCTGAAGGGAGGCGGTGGAGACCCTGGACGCTTAGGAGAATCAGGCCTCCCAGGGGCTAGG GGTTTGACTGGGCTGTCTGGAACAACAGGACCCGAGGGCAAACTAGGACCACAG GGAAGTGCAGGAGAGGATGGTGGTCCAGGTCCCGCTGGATCTGCCGGTACCAGAGGTCTGGCAGGGTCACTGGGCCTGCCTGGGCCAAAAGGTTTCAGT GGAGATGCAGGAAAGATCGGAGAGGCAGGGACCCCTGGAGTGCCTGgccagaga GGAGGAAATGgaaaagatggagaggagggggcggcAGGGCCACCTGGACCGGGC ggccTTTCCGGAAAGAGAGGTGAGCAGGGGCCACCAGGGCTGAATGGATTCCAG GGATTGCCTGGATCCGCAGGCCCACCAGGAGAGTCAGGAAAGCCAGGAAACGAG gGAGTCAACGGAGAGACTGGATCTGTTGGACCAACAGGACCAAGA GGTGAGCGAGGAacccctggagagagaggggaacctGGGTCAAATGGCCTCAACGGACCCAAAGGCATCTCAGGCACACCTGGACCCGATGGCGCCAAG GGTAATGCTGGCCCCTCGGGCAATCTTGGAGAAGTGGGAGCCGCAGGCCTGCAGGGAATGCCTGGAGAGAGAGGTATTCCTGGCACCTCTGGAcctaaaggagagaga GGAGGCATTGGAGGCAAAGGAAATGAGGGGAAAGCAGGAGCTGATGGTGCAAGG GGATTGCCTGGTGCACTTGGACCTCCAGGCCCAGCTGGGCACAATggagagaag GGCGAGTCTGGACCCAGAGGCCCTTCAGGAAACCCTGGAGCCAGAGCTGTGGCC GGTCCTGATGGTCAGCCAGGGGTGAAAGGTGAAACAGGCGAGCCTGGTGCCAAGGGAGAGGCAGGGTCTGCGGGCCCACAGGGTATGGCTGGAAAGTCTGGTCCTCGG GGACTTATTGGAGTGGGCGGACTGAAGGGTGCTAGAGGAACACAAGGCGCTTCG GGTTCACACGGTTTCCCTGGATCTCCTGGTGGCGTTGGAACACCTGGTGCTGCT GGAGGGGTTGGAGAGGCCGGGCCAATAGGACAGCCTGGGAAGGCCGGTGTTAAGGGCATCCATGGGGAGAAGGGTCCCATGGGGCGCGTGGGGGAGCGTGGAGCCCTTGGCTCAGCTGGTGGCCTTGGTGACAAGGGTGACGCAGGAGAGGATGGACAACAG GGTCCCACGGGGCCTCCAGGTCCCTCTGGCACCACGGGCATGAGAGGGCTGGTGGGCATGCCTGgcatgaggggagagaggggcatgATGGGCCTCCCTGGTCCCGCT GGACCTCCAGGAAAGAATGGTCAATCGGGCGGTCCTGGACAGAAAGGACCTCCAGGGATTGCAGGATTAATGGGCCTCCGCGGACCTCGAGGAGAAGCTGGATCAGAG GGTCTAGCAGGATCTGATGGAATACCAGGAAAAGATGGTAGCATTGGAGAAAGG ggTGACAGAGGAAATCCAGGTCCTGAAGGACTGGCAGGTGTTGCGGGCGCACTTGGAACTCCGGGGCCAGTTGGCTCAACTGGAGAcccaggaaagagaggaaatcAG GGGTCAAGAGGTCCCCCTGGCTCTAGTGGCCCAGCTGGCACTCGTGGAAAGCTG GGGCCACAGGGACCACAAGGAGATAAGGGCGAGAAAggagacaaaggagagagaggtcagaAAGGTCACAGAGGGTTCACCGGACTCCAAGGCCTCCCTGGAATAGCT GGTCAAACAGGAGATGCTGGGGGTCGTGGAATCGTTGGACCTGGTGGCCCAAGG GGTAACCCAGGTCCGGTTGGACCacaaggaaaggagggagaccAGGGAATGCCTGGACCTCAGGGTTCTCCTGGAACTCGTGGAGAATATGGTGAACTTGGACCAGAG GGACCTCCAGGAGAGGCTGGCCCCCCGGGTCTCCCCGGCCCCGCCGGCCCCCCGACGGGCATTGCGGACGATCTCTTTGCCACCTTCCCTGACTACGAGGGCGAGGACGCGGGCTCCCCGTACGTCGCCTCCGACCAGGACCCCGCTCCCCCGCCCGAGGTCGTCAGGGACGAGGCGCTCCCCATCAGCAACACGATCAACAAGGACTCGGGCAAGGCCCGGGTGGACACAGGCATCCACATCTCCCTCAAGACCCTGAGCAGTCAGCTGGACAGCATGAGGAGCCCCGACGGCACCCGCATGCACCCGGCACGCACCTGTGACGACCTCAAGCGCTGCTACCCCCACAAGAAGAGCG GTGAGTACTGGATCGATCCCAATGAGGGCAGTCTGAATGATGCCATCAAGGTGAGCTGCAACATGGACACGGGTGAGACCTGCATCCCTGCCAGTCCCGCCAGCATCCCACGCAAGTCTTGGTGGTCGTCCAACTCCAACAATTCCAAGCCCATCTGGTTTGGAGCCAACATGAATGGAGGAAGCCGC TTTACCTACGGGAATGAGGGGGCCTCTCGTAACTCGGTGGCTGTTCAGCTGACCTTCGTGCGCCTGCTGTCCAAAGAGGCCACGCAGACACTCACCTTCCACTGCCGCAACAGCGTGGCCTACAAGGACGAGAGCGCCGGCAACCTGAAGAAGGCCGCCATCTTAAAGGGAGCCGACGGCGTGGATCTCCGCGCCTACGGCAACAACCGAATGAAGTACACTGTTACCGAGGACAGCTGCTCC GATGCCCCCAGTGATTGGGGCAAGACTGTTTTCGAGTACCGGACTCAGAAGCCAGCCAGACTGCCCATCGTGGACCTGGCTGCTGTGGACGTTGGAAGAGCTGATCAGGAGTTCGGAATCGATATAGgccctgtgtgtttctcctaA
- the gulp1b gene encoding PTB domain-containing engulfment adapter protein 1 isoform X4, with product MNRAFSRKKDKPTMLTPEALVKQHVAYNAKFLGITEVDQPKGTDVVKVAVRKLKFQRHIKKSEGQKSPKVELQISIYGVKILDPKTKEVQHNCQLHRMSFCADDKTDKRIFTFICTDPETKTHLCYVFDSDKCAEEITLAIGQAFDLAYKKFLESGGKDMETRKQIGNLQKRIQDLEAENSRLKKQLQDLEDQLTNGQVSPLLHLNPSNEAFMMQRPSALFWCGGDLTALACLEISSLTLTPASSPDSSQSAGLITPPPSKPAQSKPLCNHSVPRPRAGSIPVRGRSTDVFDMVPFSPVSPMTKIPASNGDSPPPFTPPPPPPPPPCLPLKERSEYLTLTGMDLFGAEPFDPFSSVPADYSPDIQSKLEEMQAGFKMGLILEGTVFSMDSVDSRC from the exons ATGAACCGAGCCTTCAGCCGGAAGAAAG ataaACCCACCATGCTCACCCCCGAAGCCCTGGTGAAGCAGCACGTGGCGTACAACGCTAAG TTCCTGGGGATCACCGAGGTGGACCAGCCAAAAGGCACCGACGTGGTGAAGGTTGCTGTACGGAAGCTCAAG TTTCAAAGGCACATCAAGAAGTCTGAGGGACAGAAGTCTCCCAAAGTGGAATTGCAGATTTCCATCTACGGAGTGAAAATCTTAGATCCAAAGACaaaa GAAGTACAGCATAATTGCCAGTTACACAGAATGTCCTTCTGCGCTGATGATAAAACGGACAAGAGGATATTCACGTTCATCTGCACCGACCCCGAGACCAAGACGCATCTGTGCTACGTATTCGACAGCGATAAATGT GCAGAGGAGATTACCCTCGCCATCGGTCAAGCGTTTGACCTGGCATACAAAAAATTCCTGGAATCCGGTGGTAAAGATATGGAGACCAGAAAACAGATAGGCAACCTACAGAAGAGG ATTCAAGATCTAGAGGCCGAGAACTCCAGATTAAAAAAGCAGCTGCAGGATTTGGAGGACCAGCTGACGAATGGCCAGGTTTCTCCA ctCCTCCACCTAAACCCCAGTAACGAGGCCTTCATGATGCAGAGGCCGTCGGCTCTGTTCTGGTGCGGCGGTGACCTGACAGCCCTCGCCTGTCTGGAGATCTCCTCCCTCACGCTCACCCCCGCCAGCTCCCCcgattccagccaatcagccgGCCTGATCACGCCCCCACCCTCTAAACCTGCCCAATCAAAGCCCCTCTGCAACCACAGTGTGCCACGCCCTCGC GCCGGGAGCATCCCTGTGCGAGGGCGGTCCACGGACGTCTTTGACATGGTGCCCTTCTCCCCCGTGTCACCCATGACAAAGATACCGGCCAGCAACGGGGACAGCCCGCCCCCCttcacaccacctcctcctcctcctcctcctccttgtctgccgctgaaggagaggagtgagtaTCTCACTCTGACCG GGATGGACCTGTTTGGAGCTGAACCATTTGACCCTTTCAGCAGTGTGCCTGCAGACTACTCTCCCGACATACAATCCAAGCTGGAGGAGATGCAG GCGGGGTTCAAAATGGGACTAATTCTGGAAGGCACTGTGTTTTCAATGGATTCAGTGGATAGTCGATGTTGA
- the gulp1b gene encoding PTB domain-containing engulfment adapter protein 1 isoform X3, translating to MVTEASGFTRRSQKISTLSRAASDRPETPHRTYSMNRAFSRKKDKPTMLTPEALVKQHVAYNAKFLGITEVDQPKGTDVVKVAVRKLKFQRHIKKSEGQKSPKVELQISIYGVKILDPKTKEVQHNCQLHRMSFCADDKTDKRIFTFICTDPETKTHLCYVFDSDKCAEEITLAIGQAFDLAYKKFLESGGKDMETRKQIGNLQKRIQDLEAENSRLKKQLQDLEDQLTNGQVSPLLHLNPSNEAFMMQRPSALFWCGGDLTALACLEISSLTLTPASSPDSSQSAGLITPPPSKPAQSKPLCNHSVPRPRAGSIPVRGRSTDVFDMVPFSPVSPMTKIPASNGDSPPPFTPPPPPPPPPCLPLKERSEYLTLTGMDLFGAEPFDPFSSVPADYSPDIQSKLEEMQAGFKMGLILEGTVFSMDSVDSRC from the exons GCAGAGCAGCATCAGATCGCCCGGAGACACCCCACAGAACCTACAGCATGAACCGAGCCTTCAGCCGGAAGAAAG ataaACCCACCATGCTCACCCCCGAAGCCCTGGTGAAGCAGCACGTGGCGTACAACGCTAAG TTCCTGGGGATCACCGAGGTGGACCAGCCAAAAGGCACCGACGTGGTGAAGGTTGCTGTACGGAAGCTCAAG TTTCAAAGGCACATCAAGAAGTCTGAGGGACAGAAGTCTCCCAAAGTGGAATTGCAGATTTCCATCTACGGAGTGAAAATCTTAGATCCAAAGACaaaa GAAGTACAGCATAATTGCCAGTTACACAGAATGTCCTTCTGCGCTGATGATAAAACGGACAAGAGGATATTCACGTTCATCTGCACCGACCCCGAGACCAAGACGCATCTGTGCTACGTATTCGACAGCGATAAATGT GCAGAGGAGATTACCCTCGCCATCGGTCAAGCGTTTGACCTGGCATACAAAAAATTCCTGGAATCCGGTGGTAAAGATATGGAGACCAGAAAACAGATAGGCAACCTACAGAAGAGG ATTCAAGATCTAGAGGCCGAGAACTCCAGATTAAAAAAGCAGCTGCAGGATTTGGAGGACCAGCTGACGAATGGCCAGGTTTCTCCA ctCCTCCACCTAAACCCCAGTAACGAGGCCTTCATGATGCAGAGGCCGTCGGCTCTGTTCTGGTGCGGCGGTGACCTGACAGCCCTCGCCTGTCTGGAGATCTCCTCCCTCACGCTCACCCCCGCCAGCTCCCCcgattccagccaatcagccgGCCTGATCACGCCCCCACCCTCTAAACCTGCCCAATCAAAGCCCCTCTGCAACCACAGTGTGCCACGCCCTCGC GCCGGGAGCATCCCTGTGCGAGGGCGGTCCACGGACGTCTTTGACATGGTGCCCTTCTCCCCCGTGTCACCCATGACAAAGATACCGGCCAGCAACGGGGACAGCCCGCCCCCCttcacaccacctcctcctcctcctcctcctccttgtctgccgctgaaggagaggagtgagtaTCTCACTCTGACCG GGATGGACCTGTTTGGAGCTGAACCATTTGACCCTTTCAGCAGTGTGCCTGCAGACTACTCTCCCGACATACAATCCAAGCTGGAGGAGATGCAG GCGGGGTTCAAAATGGGACTAATTCTGGAAGGCACTGTGTTTTCAATGGATTCAGTGGATAGTCGATGTTGA
- the gulp1b gene encoding PTB domain-containing engulfment adapter protein 1 isoform X1 — protein MVTEASGFTRRSQKISTLNRPSTSVHAFQSTRVRRTTQGIVIGRAASDRPETPHRTYSMNRAFSRKKDKPTMLTPEALVKQHVAYNAKFLGITEVDQPKGTDVVKVAVRKLKFQRHIKKSEGQKSPKVELQISIYGVKILDPKTKEVQHNCQLHRMSFCADDKTDKRIFTFICTDPETKTHLCYVFDSDKCAEEITLAIGQAFDLAYKKFLESGGKDMETRKQIGNLQKRIQDLEAENSRLKKQLQDLEDQLTNGQVSPLLHLNPSNEAFMMQRPSALFWCGGDLTALACLEISSLTLTPASSPDSSQSAGLITPPPSKPAQSKPLCNHSVPRPRAGSIPVRGRSTDVFDMVPFSPVSPMTKIPASNGDSPPPFTPPPPPPPPPCLPLKERSEYLTLTGMDLFGAEPFDPFSSVPADYSPDIQSKLEEMQAGFKMGLILEGTVFSMDSVDSRC, from the exons GCAGAGCAGCATCAGATCGCCCGGAGACACCCCACAGAACCTACAGCATGAACCGAGCCTTCAGCCGGAAGAAAG ataaACCCACCATGCTCACCCCCGAAGCCCTGGTGAAGCAGCACGTGGCGTACAACGCTAAG TTCCTGGGGATCACCGAGGTGGACCAGCCAAAAGGCACCGACGTGGTGAAGGTTGCTGTACGGAAGCTCAAG TTTCAAAGGCACATCAAGAAGTCTGAGGGACAGAAGTCTCCCAAAGTGGAATTGCAGATTTCCATCTACGGAGTGAAAATCTTAGATCCAAAGACaaaa GAAGTACAGCATAATTGCCAGTTACACAGAATGTCCTTCTGCGCTGATGATAAAACGGACAAGAGGATATTCACGTTCATCTGCACCGACCCCGAGACCAAGACGCATCTGTGCTACGTATTCGACAGCGATAAATGT GCAGAGGAGATTACCCTCGCCATCGGTCAAGCGTTTGACCTGGCATACAAAAAATTCCTGGAATCCGGTGGTAAAGATATGGAGACCAGAAAACAGATAGGCAACCTACAGAAGAGG ATTCAAGATCTAGAGGCCGAGAACTCCAGATTAAAAAAGCAGCTGCAGGATTTGGAGGACCAGCTGACGAATGGCCAGGTTTCTCCA ctCCTCCACCTAAACCCCAGTAACGAGGCCTTCATGATGCAGAGGCCGTCGGCTCTGTTCTGGTGCGGCGGTGACCTGACAGCCCTCGCCTGTCTGGAGATCTCCTCCCTCACGCTCACCCCCGCCAGCTCCCCcgattccagccaatcagccgGCCTGATCACGCCCCCACCCTCTAAACCTGCCCAATCAAAGCCCCTCTGCAACCACAGTGTGCCACGCCCTCGC GCCGGGAGCATCCCTGTGCGAGGGCGGTCCACGGACGTCTTTGACATGGTGCCCTTCTCCCCCGTGTCACCCATGACAAAGATACCGGCCAGCAACGGGGACAGCCCGCCCCCCttcacaccacctcctcctcctcctcctcctccttgtctgccgctgaaggagaggagtgagtaTCTCACTCTGACCG GGATGGACCTGTTTGGAGCTGAACCATTTGACCCTTTCAGCAGTGTGCCTGCAGACTACTCTCCCGACATACAATCCAAGCTGGAGGAGATGCAG GCGGGGTTCAAAATGGGACTAATTCTGGAAGGCACTGTGTTTTCAATGGATTCAGTGGATAGTCGATGTTGA
- the gulp1b gene encoding PTB domain-containing engulfment adapter protein 1 isoform X2: MVTEASGFTRRSQKISTLNRPSTSVHAFQSTRVRRTTQGIVIGRAASDRPETPHRTYSMNRAFSRKKDKPTMLTPEALVKQHVAYNAKFLGITEVDQPKGTDVVKVAVRKLKFQRHIKKSEGQKSPKVELQISIYGVKILDPKTKEVQHNCQLHRMSFCADDKTDKRIFTFICTDPETKTHLCYVFDSDKCAEEITLAIGQAFDLAYKKFLESGGKDMETRKQIGNLQKRIQDLEAENSRLKKQLQDLEDQLTNGQVSPLLHLNPSNEAFMMQRPSALFWCGGDLTALACLEISSLTLTPASSPDSSQSAGLITPPPSKPAQSKPLCNHSVPRPRAGSIPVRGRSTDVFDMVPFSPVSPMTKIPASNGDSPPPFTPPPPPPPPPCLPLKERSEYLTLTGMDLFGAEPFDPFSSVPADYSPDIQSKLEEMQRQRWRGSKWD; this comes from the exons GCAGAGCAGCATCAGATCGCCCGGAGACACCCCACAGAACCTACAGCATGAACCGAGCCTTCAGCCGGAAGAAAG ataaACCCACCATGCTCACCCCCGAAGCCCTGGTGAAGCAGCACGTGGCGTACAACGCTAAG TTCCTGGGGATCACCGAGGTGGACCAGCCAAAAGGCACCGACGTGGTGAAGGTTGCTGTACGGAAGCTCAAG TTTCAAAGGCACATCAAGAAGTCTGAGGGACAGAAGTCTCCCAAAGTGGAATTGCAGATTTCCATCTACGGAGTGAAAATCTTAGATCCAAAGACaaaa GAAGTACAGCATAATTGCCAGTTACACAGAATGTCCTTCTGCGCTGATGATAAAACGGACAAGAGGATATTCACGTTCATCTGCACCGACCCCGAGACCAAGACGCATCTGTGCTACGTATTCGACAGCGATAAATGT GCAGAGGAGATTACCCTCGCCATCGGTCAAGCGTTTGACCTGGCATACAAAAAATTCCTGGAATCCGGTGGTAAAGATATGGAGACCAGAAAACAGATAGGCAACCTACAGAAGAGG ATTCAAGATCTAGAGGCCGAGAACTCCAGATTAAAAAAGCAGCTGCAGGATTTGGAGGACCAGCTGACGAATGGCCAGGTTTCTCCA ctCCTCCACCTAAACCCCAGTAACGAGGCCTTCATGATGCAGAGGCCGTCGGCTCTGTTCTGGTGCGGCGGTGACCTGACAGCCCTCGCCTGTCTGGAGATCTCCTCCCTCACGCTCACCCCCGCCAGCTCCCCcgattccagccaatcagccgGCCTGATCACGCCCCCACCCTCTAAACCTGCCCAATCAAAGCCCCTCTGCAACCACAGTGTGCCACGCCCTCGC GCCGGGAGCATCCCTGTGCGAGGGCGGTCCACGGACGTCTTTGACATGGTGCCCTTCTCCCCCGTGTCACCCATGACAAAGATACCGGCCAGCAACGGGGACAGCCCGCCCCCCttcacaccacctcctcctcctcctcctcctccttgtctgccgctgaaggagaggagtgagtaTCTCACTCTGACCG GGATGGACCTGTTTGGAGCTGAACCATTTGACCCTTTCAGCAGTGTGCCTGCAGACTACTCTCCCGACATACAATCCAAGCTGGAGGAGATGCAG CGGCAAAGATG GCGGGGTTCAAAATGGGACTAA